Proteins encoded in a region of the Zea mays cultivar B73 chromosome 2, Zm-B73-REFERENCE-NAM-5.0, whole genome shotgun sequence genome:
- the LOC100278507 gene encoding uncharacterized protein LOC100278507 — MSQPLPETPSLAGRRVAFTTPQTGGGGAYGGRLGALLRQRGAHPVAVPTIAVHPHDPDRLRPYLLPSALDPFAALAFTSRSGISAFARALSSSHRPLSHASALPFTVAALGSDADLLDHAFLSRLCGDAGTRVSVLVPDVPTPAGLVEALGRGSGRRVLCPVPDVVGLREPPVVPDFLAGLEAAGWVAVRAPAYTTCWAGPRCAEALVDPDAAPLDAVVFTSTAEVEGLLKGLEAVGWTWARLAARWPGMVVAAHGPVTAGGARSLGVEVDIVSTRFSSFHGVVDALAAAFPSQKIV, encoded by the coding sequence ATGTCGCAGCCGCTTCCCGAGACCCCGTCGCTCGCCGGTCGCCGAGTAGCGTTCACGACGCCGCagacgggcggcggcggcgcctacGGGGGCCGCTTGGGCGCGCTCCTGCGGCAGCGCGGCGCGCATCCGGTCGCCGTGCCCACCATCGCCGTCCACCCTCACGACCCCGACCGCCTCCGGCCCTACCTCCTGCCCAGCGCCCTAGATCCCTTCGCCGCGCTCGCGTTCACCTCCCGCTCCGGCATCTCCGCCTTCGCCCGCGCCCTCTCGTCCTCCCACCGCCCCCTCTCCCACGCCTCCGCGCTCCCCTTCACCGTCGCGGCGCTGGGCAGCGACGCGGACCTCCTCGACCACGCGTTCCTCTCGCGCCTCTGCGGCGACGCCGGCACGAGGGTATCCGTCCTCGTACCCGACGTGCCCACCCCGGCCGGTCTCGTGGAGGCACTGGGGCGCGGGTCCGGCCGCCGCGTGCTCTGCCCCGTCCCTGATGTCGTCGGCCTCCGCGAGCCCCCCGTCGTGCCGGACTTTCTCGCGGGGCTCGAGGCGGCTGGGTGGGTAGCCGTGCGCGCGCCGGCGTACACCACGTGCTGGGCCGGGCCGCGCTGCGCGGAGGCGCTGGTGGATCCGGACGCTGCGCCGCTCGACGCCGTAGTGTTCACGAGCACGGCCGAGGTGGAAGGGCTGCTCAAGGGGCTGGAAGCCGTGGGGTGGACCTGGGCGCGGCTGGCGGCGCGTTGGCCCGGCATGGTCGTGGCCGCGCACGGGCCGGTCACCGCCGGTGGCGCGAGGAGCCTCGGCGTCGAGGTGGACATCGTGAGCACCAGGTTCAGCAGCTTCCATGGAGTTGTCGATGCTCTCGCCGCGGCATTTCCTTCCCAGAAGATAGTGTAA